One window of the Mycobacterium haemophilum DSM 44634 genome contains the following:
- a CDS encoding 3'(2'),5'-bisphosphate nucleotidase CysQ — protein MNPAAHDKRDDQSELTDAALAADLAAAAGELLLEIREEIGFGQPWALGDAGDRRANSLLLSRLRAERPGDAVLSEEAHDDRARLQAGRVWIIDPLDGTREFSTAGRDDWAVHIALWQRPTGGSADGRREITDAAVALPARGNRVYRSDTVTANAATGGVPSTFRIAVSATRPPAILHRIRQTLAIEPVAIGSAGAKAMAVVDGDVDAYLHAGGQWEWDSAAPAGVVLAAGMHASRLDGSPLRYNQLDPYLPDFVMCRAEIAPILLGAIRQAWR, from the coding sequence GTGAACCCGGCTGCCCATGACAAAAGGGATGACCAGTCAGAGCTAACGGATGCGGCTCTGGCTGCCGATCTCGCCGCGGCAGCGGGGGAGTTGCTCCTAGAAATTCGTGAGGAGATCGGTTTCGGCCAACCCTGGGCGCTTGGCGACGCTGGTGACCGGCGGGCAAATTCGCTACTGCTGAGCCGGCTGCGGGCCGAGCGGCCGGGCGACGCGGTACTCAGCGAGGAAGCGCATGACGATCGTGCTCGGTTGCAGGCTGGCCGGGTGTGGATCATCGACCCACTGGATGGCACCCGCGAATTCTCCACGGCAGGGCGCGACGACTGGGCGGTACATATCGCGCTGTGGCAACGTCCCACCGGCGGCTCCGCAGACGGCCGGCGCGAGATCACCGACGCGGCGGTGGCGCTGCCGGCCCGCGGGAACAGGGTGTACCGCAGCGACACCGTGACGGCCAACGCTGCGACCGGCGGTGTTCCTAGCACTTTCCGGATTGCCGTCAGCGCCACCCGGCCGCCCGCAATCCTGCACCGGATACGGCAGACGTTGGCCATCGAACCGGTGGCTATCGGGTCGGCGGGGGCAAAAGCGATGGCGGTTGTCGACGGCGATGTGGACGCCTACCTGCATGCCGGAGGCCAATGGGAATGGGATTCCGCGGCGCCGGCCGGGGTGGTGTTGGCGGCCGGCATGCACGCGTCGCGCCTGGACGGCTCGCCGCTGCGCTACAACCAGCTCGATCCGTACCTGCCCGACTTTGTGATGTGTCGCGCCGAGATCGCGCCGATCCTGCTCGGCGCCATCCGTCAGGCGTGGCGCTAA
- a CDS encoding SCO1664 family protein, with product MTPKGDEREVLADGELTVLGRIRSASNATFLCESTLDQRSVHCVYKPVSGEQPLWDFPDGTLAGRELGAYLVSACLGWSIVPYTVIRDGPAGPGMLQRWVQQPGDAADSDPRPGPDLVDLFPADKLQPGYLPVLRAYDYAGDEVILMHADDTQLRRMAVFDVLINNADRKGGHILYGLDGHVYGVDHGLCLHVEDKLRTVLWGWAGKPIDDETLAGVAGLANGLSGPLADALAGQITWTEITALRRRAHALLDNPVMPGPNRHRAIPWPAF from the coding sequence ATGACGCCAAAGGGTGATGAGCGTGAGGTGTTGGCCGACGGCGAGCTGACGGTCCTTGGACGCATCCGTTCGGCCAGCAACGCCACCTTTTTGTGCGAATCGACGCTGGACCAGCGCAGCGTGCACTGCGTTTACAAACCGGTCTCCGGCGAGCAGCCGTTGTGGGATTTTCCTGACGGGACTTTGGCTGGCCGCGAACTCGGGGCATATCTAGTTTCGGCGTGCTTGGGTTGGAGCATTGTGCCCTACACGGTAATTCGTGACGGCCCGGCGGGTCCTGGCATGCTGCAGCGATGGGTGCAGCAGCCCGGTGACGCTGCCGACTCCGATCCCAGGCCCGGGCCCGACTTGGTTGACCTGTTTCCCGCCGACAAGCTGCAGCCGGGTTACCTGCCGGTGTTGCGGGCCTACGACTATGCCGGCGACGAGGTCATCCTGATGCACGCCGACGACACCCAGTTGCGGCGAATGGCGGTATTCGACGTGCTGATCAACAACGCCGATCGCAAGGGCGGCCACATCCTTTACGGCCTCGACGGCCACGTTTACGGGGTCGACCATGGTCTGTGTCTGCATGTCGAGGACAAACTGCGCACAGTGTTATGGGGTTGGGCCGGTAAGCCGATCGACGACGAAACCTTAGCGGGGGTCGCCGGGCTGGCCAACGGCCTTAGCGGCCCGTTGGCCGATGCGCTCGCGGGGCAGATCACCTGGACAGAAATCACCGCCCTGCGCAGGCGCGCGCACGCGCTGCTAGACAACCCGGTGATGCCTGGACCGAACCGGCATCGTGCCATTCCGTGGCCGGCATTTTAG
- a CDS encoding DUF3090 domain-containing protein yields the protein MARAIHVFRTPDRFVAGTVGQPGNRTFYIQAVHDSRVVSVVLEKQQVAVLAERIGALLLEVHRRFGTPVPPEPVEIDDLNPLIMPVDAEFRVGTMGLGWDSEAQTVVVELLAVTDAEFDASVVLDDTEEGPDAVRVFLTPESARQFATRSNRVISAGRPPCPLCDEPLDPEGHICARTNGYKRSALLGPNDDDAKG from the coding sequence ATGGCCCGCGCAATTCACGTCTTCCGCACCCCCGACCGCTTCGTGGCCGGGACCGTTGGCCAGCCCGGGAATCGCACTTTCTACATCCAAGCGGTGCACGACTCTCGGGTGGTTTCAGTGGTTTTGGAAAAGCAGCAGGTTGCGGTGCTGGCGGAACGCATTGGTGCGTTGCTGCTCGAGGTGCATCGCAGGTTCGGCACCCCGGTGCCCCCAGAGCCCGTCGAGATCGATGACCTTAACCCGCTGATCATGCCGGTGGACGCCGAGTTCCGGGTCGGCACCATGGGCCTAGGTTGGGATTCGGAAGCCCAGACCGTGGTGGTGGAGTTGCTGGCCGTCACCGACGCCGAGTTCGACGCCTCCGTGGTGCTCGACGACACCGAGGAAGGTCCCGACGCGGTGCGGGTGTTCCTAACGCCGGAGTCGGCGCGACAGTTCGCCACCCGCTCCAACCGTGTCATCTCGGCGGGACGCCCGCCGTGCCCGCTGTGCGACGAACCGCTGGACCCTGAGGGACATATCTGCGCACGCACCAATGGCTACAAGCGCAGCGCGCTGCTCGGCCCTAACGATGATGACGCCAAAGGGTGA
- a CDS encoding histidine phosphatase family protein, with the protein MTVIVLRHGRSTSNTAGVLAGRSDGVDLDDRGHEQAVGLIDRIGELPIQAVVCSPLLRCRRTVEPLAEALCLEPLIDDRLSEVDYGEWTGRNIGDLAKEPLWQVVQAHPSAAVFPGGEGLAQVQARAVAAIREHDRRLALQHGGDTLWIACTHGDVIKAVIADAFGMHLDSFQRVTADPGSVSVIRYTQLRPFVLHVNHTGARLSSALRAATKPSGDAVVGGSAD; encoded by the coding sequence ATGACGGTCATCGTGTTGCGGCACGGGCGGTCCACCTCGAATACCGCGGGTGTCTTGGCTGGTCGTTCTGACGGTGTCGACCTCGACGACAGAGGCCACGAGCAAGCCGTCGGCCTGATCGACCGGATTGGCGAGTTGCCGATCCAGGCGGTGGTGTGCTCACCACTGCTGCGGTGCCGGCGCACCGTCGAACCGCTCGCCGAAGCGCTGTGCCTGGAGCCGCTCATCGATGACCGGCTGTCCGAAGTGGATTACGGGGAATGGACGGGCCGCAACATCGGTGACTTGGCGAAGGAGCCGTTATGGCAGGTGGTGCAGGCGCATCCTAGCGCCGCGGTGTTTCCCGGCGGCGAGGGTTTGGCGCAGGTGCAGGCGCGCGCGGTGGCCGCTATCCGGGAACACGACCGGCGGCTGGCCTTACAACATGGCGGTGACACGCTGTGGATCGCCTGTACTCACGGCGACGTCATTAAGGCGGTGATCGCCGACGCGTTCGGCATGCATCTGGACAGTTTCCAACGCGTCACCGCCGACCCGGGATCAGTGAGTGTGATCCGCTACACCCAGCTGCGACCGTTCGTGCTGCACGTCAACCACACCGGTGCGCGGTTGTCGTCGGCGTTGCGGGCCGCGACCAAGCCTTCAGGTGATGCGGTGGTTGGTGGCTCTGCTGATTAA